In the genome of Treponema pedis, one region contains:
- a CDS encoding sodium-translocating pyrophosphatase codes for MSISLALYAVLGGGILALLYALFRTLWIYKQKVSNQELKEIGGHIADGAMAFLKREYLTLLPFIAVVAVFLAIGNSGALKFQSLSFLLGAIASMSAGYIGMRVATKANSRTTQAANDQGLNGALKVAFSGGSVMGMSVVGLAFIGLFVVLILSTSFLGADENIFGSTILPLATAFSLGASSIALFSRVGGGIYTKAADVGADLVGKVEAGIPEDDPRNPATIADNVGDNVGDVAGMGADLFESFVGSLVGAMILGLTVVPSAASLKVQMMVLPLLIAVAGLIASLIGTLFVRAKPDSNPQTALNMGTFGAALIATVFVFFLVKFIMGDATFDGGRNYLNVFFSTIIGLAAGVLIGIITEFYTGTGKRPVKAIVDACETGPATTIISGLAVGMRSTFPVIVLIGASIWGSFVLAGLYGVGIAAVGMLVTLGIQLAVDAYGPIADNAGGLAEMSKFPENVRNITDSLDAVGNTTAAIGKGFAIGSAALTAIILFTSFKEQAGVKDVDVTVISVLVGILLGAVFPFLFSALTMSAVGKAAHKMIEEVRRQFKQKPGILQNTEKPDYKRCVDISTQAALREMIIPGLAAIATPIIIGFTGGPQMLVGLLTGVTVSGVVMAVFMSNAGGAWDNAKKMIEGGVAGGKGSPSHKAAVVGDTVGDPFKDTSGPSINILIKLMSMVSLVIAPMLKAYWG; via the coding sequence ATGAGTATATCACTCGCATTGTACGCTGTGCTTGGGGGCGGAATTTTAGCCCTGCTTTATGCACTTTTCAGAACCCTTTGGATTTATAAGCAAAAGGTATCAAATCAGGAACTTAAAGAAATCGGCGGGCATATTGCCGACGGTGCTATGGCATTTTTGAAGAGGGAGTATTTGACTCTTCTTCCGTTCATAGCTGTTGTTGCGGTTTTTCTTGCAATAGGAAACTCTGGAGCGTTAAAGTTTCAGTCGCTTTCGTTTCTGCTTGGTGCAATAGCTTCTATGTCTGCCGGTTATATCGGTATGCGCGTTGCTACAAAGGCTAATTCCAGAACAACACAGGCGGCTAACGACCAAGGACTTAACGGCGCTTTAAAAGTTGCTTTCTCAGGCGGAAGCGTTATGGGAATGAGCGTTGTGGGTCTTGCTTTTATCGGACTTTTTGTCGTTCTCATTCTTTCCACTTCATTTTTAGGTGCGGATGAGAATATTTTCGGAAGTACAATTTTACCTTTGGCGACGGCTTTTTCTTTGGGAGCTTCTTCAATTGCCTTATTTTCACGTGTAGGCGGAGGTATTTACACAAAGGCTGCCGACGTAGGTGCCGACCTTGTAGGAAAGGTTGAAGCGGGAATTCCTGAAGATGACCCCAGGAATCCCGCAACAATTGCGGATAACGTAGGAGATAACGTAGGAGATGTTGCAGGTATGGGTGCCGACCTTTTTGAATCTTTTGTCGGTTCTTTGGTAGGTGCTATGATTTTAGGATTAACGGTTGTACCCAGTGCGGCATCATTAAAAGTTCAAATGATGGTACTTCCTCTTTTAATTGCGGTTGCAGGGCTTATTGCTTCTTTAATAGGAACATTATTTGTTCGTGCAAAACCCGATTCAAATCCGCAAACGGCATTAAATATGGGAACTTTCGGAGCGGCTCTTATTGCAACCGTTTTTGTTTTTTTCCTCGTAAAATTTATTATGGGCGATGCAACTTTTGACGGCGGAAGAAATTATTTAAATGTCTTCTTTTCTACAATAATCGGTCTTGCTGCCGGTGTTCTTATAGGTATTATAACCGAATTTTATACCGGTACCGGGAAACGTCCCGTTAAAGCCATTGTTGATGCATGTGAAACAGGCCCCGCTACGACAATTATTTCAGGTCTTGCTGTGGGAATGAGAAGTACATTCCCCGTTATAGTTTTAATCGGAGCTTCCATTTGGGGAAGTTTTGTACTTGCAGGTCTTTACGGAGTAGGTATTGCAGCAGTAGGTATGTTGGTAACCTTAGGTATTCAGCTTGCCGTTGACGCTTACGGTCCCATTGCGGATAATGCGGGAGGTCTTGCGGAAATGTCCAAATTCCCCGAAAATGTAAGAAATATTACGGACAGTCTTGATGCGGTAGGAAATACAACCGCCGCTATAGGAAAAGGTTTTGCAATAGGTTCCGCAGCTCTTACAGCTATTATTTTATTCACTTCGTTTAAAGAGCAGGCCGGTGTTAAAGATGTCGATGTTACGGTAATAAGCGTTCTTGTAGGTATATTGTTGGGAGCCGTCTTCCCGTTCTTATTCTCGGCTCTTACGATGTCCGCCGTGGGAAAGGCTGCCCATAAAATGATTGAAGAAGTTAGAAGGCAGTTTAAACAAAAACCCGGTATTTTACAAAATACGGAAAAACCCGATTACAAACGATGTGTAGATATCAGTACGCAAGCCGCTTTACGCGAAATGATTATACCCGGTTTGGCTGCAATTGCTACACCCATTATTATAGGCTTTACCGGCGGGCCTCAAATGTTGGTAGGTCTTTTAACCGGCGTTACGGTTTCGGGTGTTGTTATGGCTGTATTTATGTCCAATGCGGGCGGTGCTTGGGATAACGCAAAGAAAATGATTGAAGGCGGAGTTGCGGGCGGAAAAGGTTCTCCGTCTCATAAGGCTGCGGTTGTAGGAGATACCGTAGGCGACCCCTTCAAAGACACCTCAGGTCCTTCAATTAATATTTTAATTAAACTTATGTCAATGGTTTCGTTGGTTATTGCTCCGATGCTTAAAGCTTATTGGGGCTAA
- a CDS encoding ferritin, whose product MLSEKLTKALNGQINKEMASAYLYLGMATHFEAEGLLGFSSWMHKQVKEEMDHAMKIYKFIFETGGKPELEKLEAPKTEYGKPEDVIKQVLEHEKSVTESVNALYALASAENDYKTQVFLQWFITEQVEEEANVQSILDKFKFVDGSAALLFLDKELGSRE is encoded by the coding sequence ATGTTAAGTGAAAAATTGACAAAAGCATTAAACGGGCAAATCAATAAGGAAATGGCTTCAGCTTATTTGTATTTGGGAATGGCAACTCATTTTGAAGCCGAAGGTCTTTTAGGTTTTTCATCATGGATGCACAAACAGGTTAAAGAAGAAATGGACCATGCAATGAAAATCTATAAATTCATTTTTGAAACGGGCGGTAAGCCCGAATTGGAAAAATTGGAAGCTCCTAAAACCGAATACGGTAAACCTGAAGATGTTATCAAACAAGTCTTGGAACACGAAAAATCCGTAACCGAATCGGTCAACGCTCTTTACGCTTTGGCTTCTGCCGAAAATGATTATAAAACTCAAGTATTTTTACAATGGTTTATAACCGAACAAGTTGAAGAAGAAGCGAATGTTCAATCGATATTGGATAAATTTAAATTTGTTGACGGAAGTGCCGCCTTACTTTTTCTTGATAAGGAGTTGGGCTCCAGAGAATAA
- a CDS encoding prolyl oligopeptidase family serine peptidase codes for MEDKKQIVYDDYFGIKVADPYRWLEDDNAPEVKEWVKRENKKTEEFLSKIPFRNKIKKRVEEVWDYEKRSGLFKAGNYFYFFRTEGLQNQSVMYRQKNSEKAEENPELFFDPNTLSNDGTIALKNLRFSKDGKYMAYSVSGSGSDWEEIFVFDAEKKALTEDNIKWIKFSDIAWYKDGFFYSCYDAVGEGKALTEKNEFQKIKYHKLGTPETEDKLIFNDTEHPLRSFTASTSEDEKTLFIYANEAGSEGFLVFIADLQKGLPQSKDCFVQYNKDFKNTVYPIETDGGYLFLMTNKDAPFYKLVKTPLANPSETNIEDVIPEKKCLLSSCTICGGKILTVYIKDVQDTVYIYGIDGKNEKRVALPENGSITFSGARKSENFLFFAYTSYITPNKIIKYDIEKNELKDFFTPAVDFDDKKYKCEQVFFASKDGTKIPMHIVYKSDIKLDGNNPTIMYGYGGFAISLTPMFSAARIAFLEAGGIYACVNLRGGLEYGEKWHEAGKKKNKQNVFDDFISGGEYLIKNKYTSPEKLAIQGGSNGGLLIGAVTNQRPDLFAVAIPQVGVLDMLRYQHFTIGWAWVDEYGSSEDSKEMFEYLYAYSPLHNIKPEIKYPSILITTGDHDDRVVPAHSFKYAQALHDTYKGKNPVLIRITEKAGHGAGKPTAKIIEETADIFSFVFYQTGTDIKG; via the coding sequence ATGGAAGACAAAAAACAAATTGTGTATGACGATTATTTCGGTATTAAAGTCGCCGACCCCTACCGATGGCTTGAAGACGACAACGCTCCTGAAGTTAAGGAATGGGTAAAACGGGAAAACAAAAAAACGGAAGAATTTTTATCTAAAATTCCTTTTAGAAATAAAATAAAAAAAAGAGTTGAAGAAGTTTGGGATTATGAAAAACGTTCAGGCCTTTTTAAAGCCGGGAATTATTTTTATTTTTTTAGAACTGAAGGTTTACAAAATCAAAGCGTTATGTACCGTCAAAAAAATTCCGAAAAAGCGGAAGAAAATCCGGAACTTTTTTTCGACCCGAATACTTTAAGCAACGACGGAACAATTGCATTAAAAAATTTAAGATTTTCCAAAGACGGAAAATATATGGCCTATTCGGTTTCGGGCAGCGGTTCCGATTGGGAAGAGATATTTGTTTTCGATGCGGAAAAAAAAGCCTTAACGGAAGATAATATCAAATGGATAAAATTTTCAGATATTGCATGGTATAAAGACGGATTTTTTTACAGCTGTTATGATGCGGTAGGCGAAGGAAAAGCTTTAACTGAAAAAAACGAATTTCAAAAAATAAAATATCACAAGCTCGGAACGCCGGAAACCGAAGATAAACTTATATTTAACGATACCGAGCATCCGCTCAGGTCATTTACTGCAAGTACTTCCGAAGATGAAAAGACTCTTTTTATCTATGCCAATGAAGCCGGCAGCGAAGGCTTTTTGGTTTTTATTGCCGATTTACAAAAAGGCTTGCCGCAATCCAAAGATTGTTTTGTTCAATATAATAAAGATTTTAAAAATACGGTTTATCCTATTGAAACGGACGGCGGTTATTTATTTTTGATGACAAACAAGGATGCTCCTTTTTACAAATTGGTAAAAACCCCGCTTGCAAATCCGTCGGAAACAAATATTGAAGATGTAATACCTGAAAAAAAATGTCTTTTATCTTCCTGTACCATTTGCGGAGGAAAAATTCTTACCGTATATATTAAAGATGTTCAAGATACGGTTTATATTTACGGGATTGACGGAAAAAATGAAAAGAGGGTTGCGTTACCCGAAAACGGAAGTATAACTTTTTCCGGAGCGAGAAAAAGCGAAAATTTTTTGTTCTTTGCTTACACTTCGTATATAACTCCGAATAAAATAATAAAATACGATATAGAAAAAAATGAGCTTAAAGATTTTTTTACTCCTGCCGTTGATTTCGATGATAAAAAATATAAATGCGAACAAGTATTTTTTGCAAGCAAAGACGGCACAAAGATTCCTATGCATATTGTTTATAAATCCGATATTAAGTTGGACGGAAACAATCCTACAATTATGTACGGATACGGAGGTTTTGCAATTTCATTGACACCGATGTTTTCCGCAGCAAGAATTGCCTTTCTTGAAGCGGGAGGAATATATGCTTGCGTTAATTTGCGAGGCGGTTTGGAATACGGTGAAAAATGGCATGAAGCGGGAAAAAAGAAAAATAAGCAAAATGTATTTGATGATTTTATTTCAGGCGGAGAATATTTAATTAAAAATAAATATACTTCACCGGAAAAACTTGCAATACAGGGCGGTTCAAACGGCGGCCTTTTAATAGGAGCCGTAACAAATCAACGTCCGGACCTTTTTGCCGTTGCAATTCCGCAAGTAGGAGTATTGGATATGCTGCGCTATCAGCACTTTACAATCGGCTGGGCTTGGGTAGATGAATACGGAAGCAGCGAAGACAGTAAAGAAATGTTCGAATACCTTTATGCTTATTCACCTCTGCATAACATAAAACCTGAAATAAAGTATCCTTCGATTTTGATAACTACAGGCGACCATGATGATAGGGTTGTTCCTGCGCATTCGTTTAAATATGCGCAAGCTCTTCATGATACATATAAGGGTAAAAATCCCGTTTTAATCCGCATAACCGAAAAAGCGGGACACGGTGCGGGTAAACCTACTGCAAAAATTATTGAAGAAACCGCCGATATTTTTTCGTTTGTTTTTTATCAAACAGGAACCGATATAAAAGGTTAA
- the hflX gene encoding GTPase HflX — protein sequence MNLIKLKQEQKKAVLVFTDIYSQVKNSLIHTNVKNLTALQSIEESELKSLSETILVNPVFSLRFKIGSPNPATLVGSGQLEKILNVAEEKNADLIIFNCDLSPRIQRNLEEVSGLCVIDRREVIIQIFADRAQTREAVLQARLAQLEYSMPRLTRKWTGLSQQRGGVKGSRGAGEKKLELDKRRLRTEISKLRKEVEKVRVQRNVQRKSRTEGNKKIGAIVGYTNAGKSSLLKKLSGTDIFAENRLFATLDSETRKIFFPNKTGGVQFLLTDTVGFVSNLPHQLIDAFHSTLEEAALADFLIILCDASHPAMCECLAVTQSVLEELNCGKKNAIIVINKIDCVFDPASLLQLKTRYPEAVEISLKTGEGLDFLKIKLEEIVNTVL from the coding sequence TTGAACTTAATCAAACTTAAACAAGAACAAAAAAAAGCCGTTTTAGTTTTTACCGATATTTATTCACAGGTAAAAAATTCTTTAATACATACAAATGTAAAAAATTTAACCGCATTGCAAAGTATTGAAGAAAGTGAATTAAAAAGTTTATCGGAAACGATTTTAGTAAACCCCGTTTTCTCTCTCCGGTTTAAAATCGGCTCTCCCAATCCTGCAACGCTTGTAGGGTCGGGGCAGCTTGAAAAAATTTTAAATGTTGCGGAAGAAAAAAATGCGGATTTAATTATTTTTAATTGCGATTTAAGTCCGCGCATTCAAAGAAATCTTGAAGAGGTTTCGGGACTTTGCGTTATAGATAGACGCGAAGTTATTATTCAAATATTTGCAGATAGAGCGCAAACACGCGAAGCTGTTTTGCAGGCACGACTGGCTCAGCTTGAATATTCCATGCCGCGTCTCACGCGTAAATGGACCGGGCTTTCACAGCAACGGGGCGGTGTTAAAGGTTCGCGCGGAGCGGGTGAAAAAAAATTGGAACTCGATAAACGTCGCCTTCGTACGGAAATTTCAAAATTGCGTAAAGAAGTTGAAAAGGTCAGAGTACAGCGGAATGTTCAGCGTAAGAGCAGAACGGAAGGCAATAAAAAAATCGGAGCCATCGTAGGTTATACAAATGCGGGAAAATCTTCTTTACTTAAAAAACTTTCAGGAACGGATATCTTTGCGGAAAACAGACTTTTTGCAACCCTTGATTCCGAAACCCGTAAAATTTTCTTTCCGAATAAAACAGGCGGCGTTCAATTTTTGCTTACCGATACGGTCGGGTTTGTAAGTAATCTTCCCCACCAATTAATTGACGCTTTCCATTCTACATTGGAAGAAGCTGCCTTAGCCGATTTTTTAATAATCTTATGCGATGCTTCCCACCCCGCAATGTGTGAATGTCTTGCCGTAACACAATCCGTTTTAGAGGAATTAAATTGCGGTAAAAAAAATGCCATTATTGTAATAAATAAAATCGATTGCGTTTTTGACCCTGCATCTCTTTTGCAATTAAAAACCCGATATCCCGAAGCCGTAGAGATTTCCCTAAAAACCGGAGAGGGCTTGGATTTTCTCAAAATTAAGTTGGAGGAAATCGTAAACACCGTTTTATAG
- the thiD gene encoding bifunctional hydroxymethylpyrimidine kinase/phosphomethylpyrimidine kinase, with translation MIKLATIAGSDASGGAGLEADLKTFQEYGVYGMAAVTVIATMNPDNEWGHEVFPLDEKTIKSQLDTVFKGIGVDAAKTGMLATNYAVELSAEYLKKYNVKNYVLDPVMVCKGGNIALNPELNNLIIKKLLPLAKIITPNLFEAGQIANVNTPETLEEIKEAAKIIHGMGVPYVFIKGGSKLKDEQSSIDIFYDGKEFLKVEAELIKTRWTHGAGCTTAAAIAAGLGIGLEPYEAVTRAKKFITLSLRSGFQLNQWVGPGNPSAWRKGFN, from the coding sequence ATGATTAAACTTGCAACAATTGCCGGTTCCGATGCGTCCGGCGGTGCGGGCTTGGAAGCCGATTTAAAAACCTTCCAAGAATATGGAGTTTACGGTATGGCGGCAGTTACCGTAATTGCTACAATGAATCCGGATAATGAATGGGGGCACGAAGTTTTTCCGCTGGACGAAAAAACAATTAAATCGCAGCTCGATACCGTTTTTAAGGGTATAGGCGTAGATGCGGCTAAAACGGGAATGCTTGCAACAAATTATGCGGTAGAGCTTTCAGCGGAGTATTTAAAAAAATATAATGTAAAAAATTATGTTCTTGACCCCGTTATGGTTTGCAAAGGCGGAAATATTGCGCTTAATCCCGAACTTAATAATTTAATTATAAAAAAACTTTTGCCGCTCGCAAAAATAATAACTCCTAATTTGTTCGAAGCGGGACAAATCGCAAATGTAAATACTCCTGAAACTTTGGAAGAAATAAAAGAGGCTGCAAAAATTATTCACGGTATGGGAGTTCCTTATGTGTTTATTAAGGGAGGCTCAAAATTAAAAGATGAGCAATCTTCGATAGACATTTTTTATGACGGAAAAGAATTTTTAAAAGTCGAAGCCGAATTGATAAAAACGCGATGGACGCACGGAGCGGGCTGTACTACGGCAGCGGCAATTGCAGCCGGTCTCGGTATAGGGCTTGAGCCTTACGAAGCGGTAACCAGAGCGAAGAAATTTATTACATTAAGCCTTAGAAGCGGTTTTCAACTTAATCAATGGGTAGGACCCGGAAATCCTTCGGCATGGAGAAAAGGGTTTAATTAA
- a CDS encoding LarC family nickel insertion protein has translation MILYLDCFSGISGNMFLGSMLELGIDFEWLKGELKKLNLPDEYEITAEKTERCGISGTYVNVILPHEHSHCSEHSEENSHCDNGGEHFHNHSDAHSHSHEDHYHSHEHEHNHEHNGSHHHIHRNLYDIHKIIDDSTLSQNVKDKAKNIFQFVANAESKIHNKPFEELHFHEVGATDSIIDIVGAAICLEKLKPEKIYASSVALGSGFVHCAHGKIPVPAPATLEILKAGKIPGYTSDIKSELVTPTGAAILATIVDEFRCCPEMILHSTAYGAGTRDNPVPNMLRILMGETLNSAKTQNTGSVTEAVFQVDDMTGEALGFLMEKLFTAGAVDVYFSSIYMKKKQAGS, from the coding sequence ATGATTTTATATTTGGATTGTTTTTCCGGTATAAGCGGAAATATGTTTTTAGGCTCAATGCTTGAATTGGGCATAGATTTTGAGTGGTTAAAAGGAGAATTAAAAAAACTTAATCTTCCAGATGAATATGAAATTACGGCAGAAAAAACGGAGCGATGCGGAATTAGCGGCACTTATGTAAATGTCATTCTTCCGCATGAACATTCACATTGTTCGGAGCACTCCGAAGAAAACAGTCATTGCGATAACGGCGGAGAACATTTTCATAATCATTCGGATGCACATAGCCATTCGCACGAAGACCATTACCATTCACATGAGCACGAGCATAATCATGAACATAACGGTTCACATCATCACATTCACAGGAATTTATACGATATTCATAAAATTATTGATGACAGTACTCTTTCACAAAATGTAAAAGATAAAGCAAAAAATATTTTTCAATTTGTTGCAAATGCCGAAAGTAAAATTCATAATAAACCTTTTGAAGAATTACACTTCCATGAAGTGGGAGCAACCGATTCTATAATCGATATTGTAGGAGCGGCAATCTGTTTGGAAAAACTTAAACCTGAAAAAATATATGCAAGCTCCGTTGCGCTGGGGTCCGGTTTTGTTCATTGTGCACACGGAAAAATCCCGGTGCCGGCTCCCGCAACATTGGAAATTTTAAAAGCGGGAAAAATTCCCGGTTATACTTCCGATATAAAATCGGAACTGGTAACACCGACAGGAGCCGCCATTCTGGCAACTATTGTAGATGAATTCCGCTGCTGTCCTGAAATGATTTTACATTCCACAGCTTACGGTGCCGGTACGCGCGATAATCCCGTTCCCAATATGCTTCGTATTCTTATGGGCGAAACGCTCAATTCGGCAAAAACACAAAATACCGGCTCCGTTACGGAAGCGGTGTTCCAAGTTGACGATATGACAGGCGAAGCTCTGGGATTTTTAATGGAAAAACTTTTTACGGCAGGTGCTGTTGATGTTTATTTTTCTTCGATATATATGAAAAAAAAACAGGCCGGCAGTTAA
- the larC gene encoding nickel insertion protein has translation MTHIIFKHSSTLGFRFCEKERIEMSRKIETIKSSDGNLGEVKIKTAEYKDIKKESIEYEALKKTADALGLSLDELSKKFFKER, from the coding sequence ATTACACATATTATTTTTAAACACTCTTCCACTTTAGGTTTTAGGTTTTGCGAAAAAGAGCGGATAGAAATGTCCCGCAAAATTGAAACGATAAAGTCTTCAGACGGAAACTTGGGTGAAGTTAAAATAAAAACTGCAGAATATAAAGATATAAAAAAAGAAAGCATAGAATATGAAGCTCTTAAAAAAACTGCCGATGCTTTAGGTTTAAGCCTTGATGAGTTAAGTAAAAAATTTTTTAAAGAAAGATAA
- the ftcD gene encoding glutamate formimidoyltransferase, with translation MMNKIIECVPNFSNGRDSEVLEKIIEPFRGKTDLKLLDYESDKDHNRSVVTVIGEPEELKKAVVEAVGIAAQLIDLRKHEGAHPRMGATDVVPFIPIKNSSMEECIAISNDVGKMIWEQHKIPVFLYEKSATSPARENLSTIRKGQFEGMSEKVKQPEWKPDFGGTEIHQSAGVTAVGCRMPLVAFNVNLATNDLSIADKIAKKVRFIGGGLRFVKAMGVDLAERGIVQVSMNMTDYTKTSLYQSYEMVKMEAKRYGVSVVGTEIVGLTPMEALMDVASYYLQIENFEFNQIIEARLLE, from the coding sequence ATTATGAATAAAATTATTGAGTGTGTTCCGAATTTCAGTAACGGACGGGATTCTGAAGTTTTAGAAAAAATTATTGAACCCTTTCGGGGTAAAACCGATTTAAAACTATTGGATTATGAATCCGATAAAGACCATAACCGGTCCGTTGTAACTGTAATAGGAGAACCGGAAGAGTTAAAAAAAGCCGTTGTCGAGGCTGTAGGAATTGCAGCTCAGCTTATCGATTTGCGTAAACATGAAGGGGCTCACCCCAGAATGGGAGCAACCGATGTTGTTCCTTTTATTCCGATTAAAAATTCTTCAATGGAAGAATGTATCGCCATTTCAAATGATGTAGGTAAGATGATTTGGGAACAGCATAAAATCCCCGTATTTTTGTATGAAAAATCGGCTACATCTCCCGCAAGAGAAAATCTCTCCACTATACGTAAGGGGCAATTTGAAGGTATGTCGGAAAAAGTTAAACAACCCGAATGGAAACCGGATTTCGGCGGTACCGAAATACATCAATCGGCGGGAGTTACCGCAGTAGGCTGCCGAATGCCGCTGGTTGCTTTTAATGTCAACCTTGCAACAAACGACCTTTCCATTGCAGATAAGATTGCAAAAAAAGTACGTTTTATCGGCGGAGGGCTGCGGTTTGTAAAAGCTATGGGTGTAGATTTGGCGGAACGCGGGATTGTCCAAGTTTCTATGAATATGACCGATTACACTAAAACCTCGCTTTACCAATCTTACGAAATGGTAAAAATGGAAGCGAAGCGTTACGGTGTAAGCGTTGTAGGTACCGAAATTGTAGGGCTTACTCCTATGGAAGCTCTTATGGATGTTGCTTCTTATTATCTCCAAATAGAAAATTTTGAATTTAATCAAATTATAGAAGCCCGTTTGCTTGAATAG
- a CDS encoding pyridoxal phosphate-dependent aminotransferase codes for MDIVMTHGGLLSRQPENNNLTDFSSNINPLGMPHGLKAALNGAFQNLKVYPDINYRNLKKAAAKYLNCLPENILLGNGAVEIIDNFCAANFSRVIICPPCFSEYKLRAKIRNKETLEIPYRSDFVLNIEVLNENIKENDLLILGNPNNPTGLRTAQTELLKIYEIINSKKAFLLLDEAFFEFCAIDYNSIDIFKKEEFKNICIIRAATKFFALPGLRLAYACTSPSVAESISQFEQPWHINAFAEAAAQIIFADTEFINKSRTYIRAAYSEFFAELNKHGTLGNIKFEPYPSDCNFILLKLLNCTDIQAQNFFEKKGILVRTCSSFKILNDNHIRIAVKSKEDNRKFIETLI; via the coding sequence ATGGATATTGTAATGACGCACGGCGGGCTTTTATCCCGTCAACCCGAAAATAACAATTTAACGGATTTCAGCAGCAATATAAATCCTCTCGGAATGCCTCATGGGCTTAAAGCTGCTTTAAACGGAGCTTTTCAAAATTTAAAAGTTTATCCCGATATAAATTATAGAAATTTAAAAAAAGCCGCAGCGAAGTATTTAAACTGTTTGCCTGAAAATATTTTACTCGGCAACGGAGCGGTTGAAATTATAGATAATTTTTGTGCTGCAAATTTTAGCCGTGTTATAATTTGCCCGCCCTGTTTTTCGGAATATAAATTGCGTGCAAAGATTAGAAACAAAGAAACTTTAGAAATTCCTTATAGAAGCGATTTTGTTCTTAATATCGAAGTTCTTAACGAAAATATAAAAGAAAACGATTTATTGATTTTGGGTAATCCCAACAATCCTACCGGGTTAAGAACGGCACAAACGGAGCTTTTAAAAATTTATGAAATTATAAATTCAAAAAAAGCTTTTTTACTTTTAGATGAAGCTTTTTTTGAATTTTGTGCAATAGATTACAACAGTATAGACATTTTTAAAAAAGAAGAATTTAAAAATATCTGTATAATACGTGCGGCGACAAAATTTTTTGCCTTACCCGGTCTCCGTTTGGCTTATGCCTGTACATCTCCGTCCGTTGCAGAATCTATTTCGCAATTTGAACAACCGTGGCACATAAATGCTTTTGCGGAAGCCGCCGCACAAATTATTTTCGCCGACACGGAGTTTATAAATAAAAGCCGTACCTATATAAGAGCCGCTTATTCCGAATTTTTTGCGGAATTGAATAAACATGGAACCTTAGGAAATATTAAATTTGAGCCTTATCCTTCGGATTGCAATTTTATTTTGTTAAAACTTTTAAACTGTACCGATATACAAGCTCAAAATTTTTTTGAAAAAAAGGGAATCCTTGTGCGTACGTGTTCAAGTTTTAAAATTTTAAACGACAATCATATAAGGATTGCGGTAAAATCGAAAGAAGATAACAGAAAATTTATCGAGACTTTGATTTAA
- a CDS encoding YbaN family protein, which yields MLPTTPFFIGTLFCFTKGSEKLKNRFLKSRIYKRHLRDFAEHKGMSLKNKIIILLFASAVLSTAFYFSNNLYARIMITCIAALKYYVFIFKIKTISLKPDERQLLD from the coding sequence ATGCTGCCTACAACTCCGTTTTTTATCGGAACTCTTTTTTGTTTTACGAAAGGCTCTGAAAAACTAAAAAATCGGTTTTTAAAATCGCGGATTTATAAAAGACATTTACGGGATTTTGCCGAACATAAAGGAATGTCGCTAAAAAATAAAATAATTATTTTACTTTTTGCTTCAGCGGTATTAAGTACGGCTTTTTATTTTTCAAACAACTTATATGCCCGCATTATGATAACTTGTATTGCGGCTCTAAAATATTATGTATTTATTTTTAAAATTAAAACAATCTCTTTAAAACCGGACGAGCGGCAATTATTAGATTAA
- a CDS encoding flagellar biosynthesis anti-sigma factor FlgM — MMIEKLHGIDPIKNLQNTQKTQRAEKKESSDSISLSPEAQKLSEIYIAMEAVKAAPDVRQEKIAEIMKKFEDPAYMDKVLDATADKILDAFGF; from the coding sequence ATGATGATAGAAAAATTACATGGTATTGATCCGATTAAAAACTTGCAAAACACTCAAAAAACGCAGCGCGCGGAAAAAAAAGAATCGTCCGATTCTATCAGTTTATCGCCCGAAGCGCAAAAACTATCGGAAATTTATATTGCCATGGAAGCCGTAAAAGCTGCACCCGATGTAAGACAGGAAAAAATAGCGGAAATTATGAAGAAATTTGAAGACCCTGCTTATATGGACAAGGTTTTAGATGCAACTGCCGATAAAATTCTTGATGCTTTCGGGTTTTAA